A stretch of DNA from Thermanaerosceptrum fracticalcis:
GCTGGTTGTTGCCGGAATCGCTTTAAAGATGTTAGTGTCCTCATTAGCCATTGTATCACTGGCAATATCATATCTTGCTCCATAATGAGGAATCTCGGCTCTTATACCGGTTTCACTTAGAATTACTCTTTGCAGGGTATTAAGGGCATCTTCTTCTCCGTGAACCAGGAAAACCTTATCTGGTGTTTTTTGAAAACCCTTTAACCATTCCACCAAACCTTTTTGATCAGCATGGGCTGAAAAGCCATCAATCCTTACAATATCCGCTTTGACAGCAACCTCTTCACCATGGATTTTCACCTTTTTTTCGCCGTCCAGGATACGCCTGCCCAATGTTCCTTCCGCCTGGTAACCTACAAAGAGGACAGTGCATTCAGGACGCCAGAGATTATGCTTAAGATGGTGTTTTATCCTGCCGGCCTCAGCCATCCCGCTGGCAGAGATAATCACAGCCCCGCTCTTTATCTTATTAAGTTGCATAGACTCCTCTGCCGTACGTACATAATGGATCCCTTCACCCGTGAAAAGGTTTTGCCCACCTTTTTTCTGAAAAATGGCCAGGGCCTCCTCATCAAAGAACTGTGGATTTCTGGTAAATACCTCTGTAGCCTCTACAGCCATAGGACTATCAATATAGATGTTGAGTTCCGGTAAAACCCCTTTGTCCTTTAATTCCATGAGATGGTAAATAAGATCTTGGGTTCTTTCTACGGCAAAAGCAGGAATAATTAAATTACCGCCCTTTTTCATGGTATTCTTTACGACACGTGTAAGAATTTCCAGCCTATCCTCTGCTTCCAGGTGGTAACGGTTCCCATAGGTAGATTCCATGACTATGATGTCCGCCTCTCTGATGACTGTGGGATCATCCACGATGGGCTGGTTGATATTCCCTATATCCCCAGAGAAAACAATTTTTTTACTGATGCCGTCTTCCGTAAGATAAACTTCAATCAAAGCAGAACCCAAAATATGTCCTGCATCTTGAAATCTAACCTTAACATTTGGCGTGATCTCTATCATCTCTTCATAGTGATAGCCTTTAAAATTTTGCAGGCAAGTTTCTGCATCTTTTACTGTATAAATTGGTTCGATCAAAGAATAACCCATCCTTAAAAACTTCCTGTTTTTCCGTTCAACTTCCATTTCCTGAATATGACCGCTGTCCGGTAAAACCACTGCGCATAATTCCCGGGTGGCCTTAGTTGTATGAACCAAACCCTGAAAACCTTTTTTATAAAGCTTGGGGATTAAACCACTATGGTCAATATGGGCATGGGTTAACACAACAAAATCTATTTCCGAGGGGTTAAAAGGAAAATCCTTATAATTGTTTTCTTTTAATTCTTTAGACCCCTGAAACATACCACAATCTACCAAAAATCGTTCATTCTTTGTGGTAATGAGAAAACATGAACCTGTTACAGTTCCCGCCGCTCCATAAAATTGAATGTACAATTTCTATCACCTCTATATTTAAATTTCTACAAAAAATTATTCTTCCCTTTTTCTTTTGACAATTTTTTAAACATAATTAATTTCCTGCTCGTCCCTGGGTTTATCTAAAAAAATAAAACCCACCCAATCACTTTGCCTGGGTGGGAGCATAATAAATTTGTTTTTTTTCCAAGATTTCCAACAAAGTCTGCTCCGTAGGGATAACACCTTCCCGCTGTAGTACTCTAAGAAAGGCATTCACCACTTGTGGGTCAAACTGGGTTCCTTTATTTTTGATGAGTTCGATTACGGCCTTCTCGAGAGAAAGGGCTTTCCGGTAGGGCCTGTCTGTTGTCATGGCATCCCAGGCATCGGCCACACCCAAAATACGGGAACCAATAAATATATTCTCACCCACAACCTGGTCGTTATAGCCTCGTTTGTCACCGTTATAGTAAAGATGATGTTGTCTGGCCATAGACGCGACAGTTTCCATTCCTTCCATACCTAACAAGATCTGTTCACCAAAGGTGGTATGGTTCTTTATCAGTTCAAATTCATCCGAATCTAATTTTCCCTGTTTATTCAAAATGGTATCAGGTACGCCAACCTTACCAACATCATGCATAAGTCCACCCATTTCAATCATTTCCACTTCTTTGGGCGCTAACCCCATTTCCTGCGCTATTTTACGGGACCACACCGCCACACGGCTGGAGTGACCATGGGTATAAGGGTCCCGTAATTCCAAGGCCGTCATCAGAACTTTAACAGTCTGGACAAAACGTGCTTGCATGGTACGAAGATTAAGACTGGCCTGATATAAAATTGTCCGCAAAAAAATAATAAGCACAATGACTAATAAGCTGCCCAGCCAACCGTATGAAAGCACTAACCCGGCGAAAGTGAGCCCTCCGATTCCCAAAATGGCGCTGTGGGCAACGGTATCCTTGTTTAACTCCAACCAAGTTAGCCAAAGGGGCAGTCGCTGTGATAAAGATAGAATCCAGGAAACCAGGAGCGTATTAGGAAGCATATAGGCAACCGGCATGATTAAGGCATGGGCCGTCAAAAGCCCTGCTTGTCCACCCACTGCTGTAAACACATAATACGTAACAGCAGAGGAAATGATGGTTTGCGCTGTATTAAAGCAAGTTTTAATAAGGGGACGTTTCTGAATAAGGCCATAAACAATCCCCCCGATTACCAGGCCGATAAGTGTTACCTTTAACCCCGCAATTAATAAGGCGGCAATTTGCAATGAACTGCTTACCGTCATATCGCCGTCTTGGTTAATGTTTAGTGGGTATAATTCGGCCAGGATAAACAATAAAGCAAACAGTAACTGCCAGATAATATTCATTGAGTCAATCAAGGGACCCCTGAGGCTGTAAAAAATGATAGCCGCAGCAACAATGTCAATTCCAATTACGAAAGGCCAAAGATGCCTCATAAATCCCACCTCTTTTCGGACAAAACCAGAGAGTATTGAGTATTTATACTAATTATAGACAAAAATATTGCATCTTTTGGTAGTTCATTGGGATTGCCCGTTTCGAATGTGGCAGCTCTCATTTTAAAATAATGAGGATTCCAGGATGCCAAGGTCAGAATGAGGCTGCCACATCACTTATACCATTTCCAGTTACCAGCGCCAGCCGGAAGCGGCTGTCATCAGCATGGATACTAAAGCTGTCAATACGACCATCCAGCGAACCATCATTCCACACCTCCTTCAAACAAAAAATGTTTGGGTTAATACAATCGGAATATTCCGTATTTATAGGACCTAAGAATCTCGTTTTAATCGGCTGTGGCCGCACTCTTCCTCTCTAACATACCCTTAATGATAATTCTAATTATCCCTGCAAAAAGTATTACATCACCGATGGAAAGTACTCTGGGAAAGGGGTAAGGGGGGGGCAGTGGTATAATATCAGCCAGTAAGACCAGCTTTGTGGCAGACCCAATAATTACGTGACGGGCGCTTATATCTGAAAGGAGTTCAGGCAGATAATCTGATTGACCTGAAATCACTGCCGCCCACTGAGAGACAGGCATTCGTCCGCCATTTGCCGCCATCACAAGAAAATTTAAGAAAAGACCGATTAAACTTAACTTGACGCCGGGAATATGCCTGTTAGCCCATAATAACAACATCATTAAGGCACCAGCAAACATAATTAACGATTTATAAAGGAACTGTCTTTCCGGAGTTTGAGTAAACTGCATGCTGGCTTCGATGACTCCCAGGAGTATAAACCAGCCTGTCCCCCTTAAGGGTAACCGTCCCAAGTTCTTAATTCTTCCTCCCATTAGTAATCCCATTAACAAACCGAGCACTACAATATCGATGTACACTTGACGCCTCCTAAATTTATCACCACGAAATTTTATTAGTAATTTAGCTCTTCCTGGGAAACCCAATTTAAGTATACTACTTTAATTTAGGCTCAATAAAAATATTCGCTAAGGTTTGCCAGTACCCTTTGGAGAAAATAGTAATTTTTGTTGATTAAAAATAAATTTTGTATCAATTTACGCCCTATTCTGTAATAACATTTAGGTTTTCAACATGTTTTTGCATGTTTATTATCTCTGGTTTTATTTAACGCTTTACAAAAAAACGTTCTCATATTTTGGGTTACTGATAAATTCAATATATTCTACTGAATCTTAGGGTTTAACCCCTTTGTTCAATGCAAGTAGTCTAATCTAAAGTAATTACACTAATTTTATTTTTAAAGCGCCGCAAGATACTGTAAAATGTGCGGCCAAAAGTTAAAGAGAAACCAATATTACCAAGGGCATGTAAAGTATCAAAAGGAAAACTGGCAAGATAAGTAGCCATAAAGGTTTTCAGTGTTAAGGGATAGACAAAGCCAACCCAGTGCCATATATTCATAATCCAGCCAAAAAGATAGCCCCAGAAAGCTCCAAGAATGATAAAATTTCTTAGATTAAACTCTTTTTCTTTTTTGGCTAGAAGGGCAGCTGTCACTCCACACAAGCCCCAGCAAACCATCTGCCAGGGTGTCCAGGGCCCCTGCCCTAAAAAGAAATTAGAAACCAGTGCAGCCAGAGCTCCTACCATAAAACCTGTCTGAACTCCAAAAACATAACCAGTAATCATTACGATAAAAGTGGTGGGTTGCACACTCATAATTATCGCAAAAGGGATCCTGGAAACTGCGGCTAAGGCTGCCATGGTCGCTACTAGTGCAACTTCCTTGGCAGAGACCTCCTTTTGTTCAAAGCGCCAGAAAAAAGCAAGCAAAGCCAACGCTAGTATCACCGCAGAAAGAACTGCCCAATTGATATTGTCTAAAGAGATAATACTAATGCCCAAGAGAGAAACAACAACAAGAATTACGATTAGCCAAAAGTTTTTTTTCATTGTACATGCCCCTAAAACTATGAAACTTTTAGTTGAGCTTAACTGCTTAGTGATTTACTTAGCTTACTGGTTTTTTGTCAGGCTTCTTAGTTTTGCAATACTATAGGCGCACTGGGCTCGGGTGACATAATTCTTATGGTCAAAGCTTGGATATAACAATCCTTTTTCCAAGGCCATGTCTACACTCCCAGAATACCAGTAAGGACCTGCTTTAATTAGAATCTGCTCATCTAAAGGGAGTGCTCTCACAAGCATAGCAGCAAGTTCTGCGCCTGTAATTTTCCCCTCAGGATCAAAGGTTTCCGGCGTTTTCCCTTTAACAAATCCTTGGTCATAGGCTATGGAGATGACTGTATGAGCCCAGTGCTCCATAGGAACATCCTTAAAATGCCGGGCAGAATTACTTTCTAAGGCAGCAAGCCCTAGCCCATAAACCATAAATTTGGTAAATTCAGCCCTGGTTACAGGGTTTTCCGGTCGAAAAGTACCATCAGGGTATCCACCCAAAACTTTAGCCTGGATTAACTCCATTATAGGATTATAAGCCCAATAGTGTTTATCCAGATCGGTAAAGGGATACTTTTGTGCACCCTCAGAGTTTTGTAAAAAATCTATATTTACTGGAAAAGGTCTCTGTGCCAAAGCCATTATAGCATACGCAGTCATCAGTACTGGCGAAGAGACAACATCCTTCATCCAGCTAAAAGACCCGTCACTGTTTTGTAAACTTAATAAATGGGCTACAGGGTTCTTTCCATTGGCTTGCCAACCAACACTAAAAGGGTCTTCTCCAACAGCTACAAGCCCTTGGATTACCCAGGCATCAGTAGCCGCATTACTTCTTTGCCCTGTCCATACAAAACCGCCGTCGGCCTCCTGGCACTTTTTTAAATACTTAAGAGCCTTTTGTATGGCCGTAGAGTCTTGGGGATTTTCTCCCAATAACACAAGAGTCGTTATGGCAACTCCTGTATCATCCGGATCACTTTCCCCTCCAAGGGCCCAGCCAAATCCGCCATCCTCATTTTGCTGGGATAAAAGCCATTCCCTGGCTTTATCCTTATTAGGGATTTCCCGTCCTGCAGAAGCCAAAGCAATAATAGCCCACATATGGCTGTTTACAAGTTCTAGTTCCCCTAAGTCTGGTTGAGCAAATTGCCCATTGTCCCGCTGAAAGGAAATGATTTTTTCAGCCAAATCGATGCCATTGAATTCAGCCCCACACTTACTTGCCGTTAAAGCTAACAAAGTCCTGGCATAATCATTCGTGGCTTCAAGAAGATTACTTCCTGTATTAAGATAATCTAATGGATTTCGGCCACCTTTCATCCATTTGTTGCTTTTTACATCTTCTCCTGCAGCCCTTAGGGCCATTATTACCCAAGCCGTTATACCCATACTGCTTTTACGGCCTTTCTCACTCGGAAAACCACCATCGGAATTTTGCACAGCAGCCAAATAAGCAACAGCTTTTTTAATATTCTCTGCTACCTGTTTGTCAGCAGATCCCGAAGCGGCTATAACCGGGTTAGTCATTAGAAGCAGGAAAACCAGTAGTAAACTAACAATATATTTTATTTTGCTTTTAACCATAAGGTTCTGCCTCCTTGCTTCAAAACTTAATATAAATTTCTCGCAGCAATGATAAGCCTTTTTAAAGCCTGCTCTCCTTCCCTAAGAGTTACTACTGTATCATCGAATTTGTTAAATAATTTACTAACCTGGGGCGAATAAAAAGTAGACTGGGTCAACATCTCATACTTACTGCCCCTGGCTATAATAGTACCCTGGGTCATTAAAACAACTTCTTGGGCAAATTCTGCCGCAAATTCTACATCATGGGTCACTACCAAAAGGGCTTTACCTTCTTTTTGTAATTCTAATAATAATTGACCAAGGTTATTCTTTAATTCATAATCTAGACCTCTGGTTGGTTCATCCAGAAGGATAAGCTGAGGCTCGGCTACCAATACAGAAGCTAAAGCTACTCTCTGTCTTTCACCAGAGCTTAAATCCCTGGGGTTTGACATGGCATACCTGGTTAAATCTAACCTTTCCAGCCATTTATCAATCTTACCATTATCCTTTAAACAAAGGTTTTGTAAGGTAAAAGCCAGCTCTTCCCTAACTGTCGGCAAAAAAAGATAGTCGTTGGGATTCTGAGATAAATAACCCACTATCCCCGCCAGCTGTTCTACACTTGTTTCGCGGATATCCTGGTGTAAAATTTTTATTTTTCCCCTTGTAGGTTTTAGTAGACCCCTGATGTTTTTTAATAAAGTAGTCTTCCCGGCAGCATTCTCTCCCATTAAAACAATCAGGTCTCCTGGATAAATTTTGAAATTAATATTTTGTAAAGCTTCGGTGCCGTTTTCGTAGGCAAACCACATTTTTTCAATTTCTACCAAAGGTTCTTTCTTGCCTGAGCTAACAGTTCTAGGGTTACTCTCTTCTTTTTTAAATTCTTGGTTACTAACTGAAGAAACTGCTTTTAACAATTTTCTCCCTTCCTTAACTGTTAGGGGGATTTCTGAAAACCCAGCAACAGTAAAGAGCTTGGCCAAGGGCGGAATAAAGGGGCTCTTATTCTCTACAGCCCATTTGGCGATTTCTCCCCGATCAGTATGGTTATAAACAATCTGGCCCTGTTCCATTACTAAAAACCTGTCAGCCAGATGAAAACACCTTTCCAGCCTTTGTTCTATCAGAATAACCGTAATGCCGTTATCTTCATTCAATCTTCTAATGATGGTGAGTATTTCTTCTCCAGCCACTGGGTCCAGTTGGGAAGTGGGTTCGTCCAGGATTAAAATATCCGGCTGCATAGCCAGAATGGAAGCAAGGGCTACTTTTTGTTTTAACCCCCCTGATAATTCGGGAGTATTACTTTTTAGTAAAGGAGTTAAACTTAAAGCCTCCGCAACTTCCATAATCCTTCTTTTCATGAGGCTCTTGGGTAAGCCCAGATTTTCTAAGCCAAAGGCCAGTTCCTGTTCCACATTGGTCATGACAAGCTGGCTTTCAGGATCTTGAAATACCATGCCAACCTTTTGTACAAGGCTCTCTCTACCCATCTGCCTTAACTCAACACCAGCAATACTAACACTGCCGCCATATTTCCCGCCATAAAAGTCAGGTATAAGTCCAGCTAAAGCCCTGACCAAAGAAGACTTTCCACTGCCGGAACCGCCTACTATCAGTACAAATTCTCCCTCATTGATAGAAAGATTTATCTTATCTAGCGCTGGCTTATCCGTTTCTGGATAATAGTAAGTCAAATCCTTGACTTCAACAAGGGCCATTTTTTCCACCCCCAGTTCAGACAGGCAGGAAATATGAAGAAGATACTCAGAAATCCAGCCATTACGATCTCTTGTAAATCTACTGGCTGTAACCTGGGATAATACCGGTAACTAGTCCAGCCGGCAAAGACTAACCAGGTTCCCATAATAATACCTATAGCAACAAAGGTAATAATCAGAATATCTCTAGGATGCCATAATTCCTCAGTATAATGGGACCTCTTGCCCAAACCATATCCTCTGACCTGCATGGATTCAGCAAGCTGAAAAGACCTTTCCAGACTGGACAAAAGCATAATGTTAATGACAGGCACAAGTTTTTTAAGTTTTTTCTGCCAATGATTTTCCTGAAAGTTTACTCCCCGGCAGCGCTGCACTTCCATAATTCTTTGAAAATCACTGGTCATTAAAGGGAACAAGCGAGTTGCAAGACTCAATGCCAGTACTGTTTTGTTGCCCCACTTGCCTAAAAGCTTTAAAACTTTATCGGGATGAACAGCATGTGTATATAGACAGAAAGCACTGATAATAACGAAAAATCTCAACCCCATCCCTGCTCCATAGCACAGAGCCTCCAAAGTTATTCTAATCTTCCCGATTCCCGGCATGACTGGCCCTACTAAGAGTACCGTAGTACCAGCTCTTACAAAAAGACAGTTTACCATTATAATAATTAAAATAAAGCCCAGGCTAAATTTGAGACAGGTTACCCACTCCCTGGTAATTTCTGCAGATACTATAACCATACCCAGGGCCAGAAAAAGGGCCAAAAGAAAAACCGGATGGGAAAAAACCAAAGATAACAGGGCTATTGTAAAGATATAGAAAATTGAGGTTAAAGGATGGATTCTATAAATTAGATTATCTCTTTCTCTGTAAATAAACATCTTTAATCCCTCAACAAAGGTAGTCTAATAATCTCTCCGGGCAAAACAACAGCACTGTACATGCCCATAATTTTTTGGGGACACTTAACTAAAACATCTACAGCTTCCTCAAAACCTCTTCTATCCGTACCAGAAATAAGCCAAAGCGGACTGTCATCACCGCTGCCTTCACCAGTAGCAACGATTACTCCGGCACTCCCCTGCAATTTCTTAACCCCTTCCCCCTGATAGTCCAATAATTCGATACTACTTTCTGTAAAGTGAATAAAGGTGCCATTTTTTTTGTAAGCATTGTTTAATTCTTTCATCCAGGCAATATCTTTTAGCTTCTCCCATTCGCCGATAAGGATAGTGGGGCCTTCTCTCTGCGTAAGCATTTCAGCATTAATCTCCTGTACATCAACTCTTAAAATACCGTAATCTTTCATGCTTTCTTTTAATTTTATAGCCAGCTCTGTTTCGCCAGAACCACACATGATGGTAGTCTTCTTAACTTGACCCCTAAAGCCGTGCAAAAATGGTTCAGGAAAACAGCCGACAACAGCAGGTATACCTTGAGACAGCTTCCAGGGATGATAATCCCACCAGATGATTTCACCCGGTTTGGGTTCGTAATCTAAAGCTCCAACGTCAGCAAAAATCCCGTTAACATAGTAAAACCAATCTTTTCTTACACCTGATACCCCGCCAGTATCTGTCAATAAGCCATTAATACCGCTGACAAACCCACCTCCGTAAGAGGTCTTTACATCAGCGCCGGCCAGAAGAAGGGCATCCATTACAGACATATTTTTTTTAAAATTAACTTTAACCTCTAAGAGTTTCTCTTTTCCAAAATCCTTAGTTACTATTACTTCTATTTTTTCATTTTTAGCAGTTGTTACATTGTTTTCTCTGCCATGCTTCTCGCTTACAGGTATTTGGGCATTGGCAAGTTTTCCTTCATCCACATTTGTGTTTACCGGTGCTTGAGTCTTTTCTTTTCCGTCAGTCAGCAAATTACGGTCTTGATTATGTTTATCGCACCCAGCAAGACACACTACCAAACCCAGCAGTAGGATGGCAAGAAGTACTGATCTTTTCATAGAATCCTCCTCATAAACAGCCACAAAGTCATAGCACTGCCTGGCTGCTCCGCTATAGCAGCCAGGCAGTGCAGACCTATAAATGATTACCAGTCTTTGGGTTCTTCACATCTGCTTTTATTTTTTTTATTACTTAACTATTTCTACCATTCTGCTGGATGGAAACCATGTTACATAAGCTCCCAAGGATTCTGAAACATAACGGATGGGTACAAGGGTACGACCAGTAATGATCGTTGCAGGCGTATCTAAACCAGGCCCAGTTTCTCCAATAACCAGGGTTACTTTTTTACCATCCAACATCATTTCCACTGTTTTTGTTTCTGCGATCCACTCTACCTCAGCACCCAAATTTTCCCCGATAAATCTTAAAGGTACCATAGTACGGTTACCCAGGATAACCGGCGGAATATCAAGCCAAATTGTTTTGCCGTTAACCGTAGTAGTTAACTTGTTCACTCCTAAACTGATTTTTTTCAGGTCTTTAGCTTTCACTACCCCATATAAGCTGAATTTATCGCTATAGAAAGTAAAAGTCTTTTTCTCGGAATCGTAAGCTCC
This window harbors:
- a CDS encoding DUF4430 domain-containing protein, which translates into the protein MKRSVLLAILLLGLVVCLAGCDKHNQDRNLLTDGKEKTQAPVNTNVDEGKLANAQIPVSEKHGRENNVTTAKNEKIEVIVTKDFGKEKLLEVKVNFKKNMSVMDALLLAGADVKTSYGGGFVSGINGLLTDTGGVSGVRKDWFYYVNGIFADVGALDYEPKPGEIIWWDYHPWKLSQGIPAVVGCFPEPFLHGFRGQVKKTTIMCGSGETELAIKLKESMKDYGILRVDVQEINAEMLTQREGPTILIGEWEKLKDIAWMKELNNAYKKNGTFIHFTESSIELLDYQGEGVKKLQGSAGVIVATGEGSGDDSPLWLISGTDRRGFEEAVDVLVKCPQKIMGMYSAVVLPGEIIRLPLLRD
- a CDS encoding ECF transporter S component; its protein translation is MKKNFWLIVILVVVSLLGISIISLDNINWAVLSAVILALALLAFFWRFEQKEVSAKEVALVATMAALAAVSRIPFAIIMSVQPTTFIVMITGYVFGVQTGFMVGALAALVSNFFLGQGPWTPWQMVCWGLCGVTAALLAKKEKEFNLRNFIILGAFWGYLFGWIMNIWHWVGFVYPLTLKTFMATYLASFPFDTLHALGNIGFSLTFGRTFYSILRRFKNKISVITLD
- a CDS encoding MBL fold metallo-hydrolase RNA specificity domain-containing protein — encoded protein: MYIQFYGAAGTVTGSCFLITTKNERFLVDCGMFQGSKELKENNYKDFPFNPSEIDFVVLTHAHIDHSGLIPKLYKKGFQGLVHTTKATRELCAVVLPDSGHIQEMEVERKNRKFLRMGYSLIEPIYTVKDAETCLQNFKGYHYEEMIEITPNVKVRFQDAGHILGSALIEVYLTEDGISKKIVFSGDIGNINQPIVDDPTVIREADIIVMESTYGNRYHLEAEDRLEILTRVVKNTMKKGGNLIIPAFAVERTQDLIYHLMELKDKGVLPELNIYIDSPMAVEATEVFTRNPQFFDEEALAIFQKKGGQNLFTGEGIHYVRTAEESMQLNKIKSGAVIISASGMAEAGRIKHHLKHNLWRPECTVLFVGYQAEGTLGRRILDGEKKVKIHGEEVAVKADIVRIDGFSAHADQKGLVEWLKGFQKTPDKVFLVHGEEDALNTLQRVILSETGIRAEIPHYGARYDIASDTMANEDTNIFKAIPATTSQELLHAFNTIKRRIEELAKMPEKDTRLLQRLLAQVHEVEREINKAV
- a CDS encoding DUF5317 domain-containing protein; protein product: MYIDIVVLGLLMGLLMGGRIKNLGRLPLRGTGWFILLGVIEASMQFTQTPERQFLYKSLIMFAGALMMLLLWANRHIPGVKLSLIGLFLNFLVMAANGGRMPVSQWAAVISGQSDYLPELLSDISARHVIIGSATKLVLLADIIPLPPPYPFPRVLSIGDVILFAGIIRIIIKGMLERKSAATAD
- a CDS encoding ABC transporter ATP-binding protein gives rise to the protein MALVEVKDLTYYYPETDKPALDKINLSINEGEFVLIVGGSGSGKSSLVRALAGLIPDFYGGKYGGSVSIAGVELRQMGRESLVQKVGMVFQDPESQLVMTNVEQELAFGLENLGLPKSLMKRRIMEVAEALSLTPLLKSNTPELSGGLKQKVALASILAMQPDILILDEPTSQLDPVAGEEILTIIRRLNEDNGITVILIEQRLERCFHLADRFLVMEQGQIVYNHTDRGEIAKWAVENKSPFIPPLAKLFTVAGFSEIPLTVKEGRKLLKAVSSVSNQEFKKEESNPRTVSSGKKEPLVEIEKMWFAYENGTEALQNINFKIYPGDLIVLMGENAAGKTTLLKNIRGLLKPTRGKIKILHQDIRETSVEQLAGIVGYLSQNPNDYLFLPTVREELAFTLQNLCLKDNGKIDKWLERLDLTRYAMSNPRDLSSGERQRVALASVLVAEPQLILLDEPTRGLDYELKNNLGQLLLELQKEGKALLVVTHDVEFAAEFAQEVVLMTQGTIIARGSKYEMLTQSTFYSPQVSKLFNKFDDTVVTLREGEQALKRLIIAARNLY
- a CDS encoding S-layer homology domain-containing protein, which gives rise to MVKSKIKYIVSLLLVFLLLMTNPVIAASGSADKQVAENIKKAVAYLAAVQNSDGGFPSEKGRKSSMGITAWVIMALRAAGEDVKSNKWMKGGRNPLDYLNTGSNLLEATNDYARTLLALTASKCGAEFNGIDLAEKIISFQRDNGQFAQPDLGELELVNSHMWAIIALASAGREIPNKDKAREWLLSQQNEDGGFGWALGGESDPDDTGVAITTLVLLGENPQDSTAIQKALKYLKKCQEADGGFVWTGQRSNAATDAWVIQGLVAVGEDPFSVGWQANGKNPVAHLLSLQNSDGSFSWMKDVVSSPVLMTAYAIMALAQRPFPVNIDFLQNSEGAQKYPFTDLDKHYWAYNPIMELIQAKVLGGYPDGTFRPENPVTRAEFTKFMVYGLGLAALESNSARHFKDVPMEHWAHTVISIAYDQGFVKGKTPETFDPEGKITGAELAAMLVRALPLDEQILIKAGPYWYSGSVDMALEKGLLYPSFDHKNYVTRAQCAYSIAKLRSLTKNQ
- a CDS encoding energy-coupling factor transporter transmembrane component T family protein, which produces MFIYRERDNLIYRIHPLTSIFYIFTIALLSLVFSHPVFLLALFLALGMVIVSAEITREWVTCLKFSLGFILIIIMVNCLFVRAGTTVLLVGPVMPGIGKIRITLEALCYGAGMGLRFFVIISAFCLYTHAVHPDKVLKLLGKWGNKTVLALSLATRLFPLMTSDFQRIMEVQRCRGVNFQENHWQKKLKKLVPVINIMLLSSLERSFQLAESMQVRGYGLGKRSHYTEELWHPRDILIITFVAIGIIMGTWLVFAGWTSYRYYPRLQPVDLQEIVMAGFLSIFFIFPACLNWGWKKWPLLKSRI
- a CDS encoding HD-GYP domain-containing protein, coding for MRHLWPFVIGIDIVAAAIIFYSLRGPLIDSMNIIWQLLFALLFILAELYPLNINQDGDMTVSSSLQIAALLIAGLKVTLIGLVIGGIVYGLIQKRPLIKTCFNTAQTIISSAVTYYVFTAVGGQAGLLTAHALIMPVAYMLPNTLLVSWILSLSQRLPLWLTWLELNKDTVAHSAILGIGGLTFAGLVLSYGWLGSLLVIVLIIFLRTILYQASLNLRTMQARFVQTVKVLMTALELRDPYTHGHSSRVAVWSRKIAQEMGLAPKEVEMIEMGGLMHDVGKVGVPDTILNKQGKLDSDEFELIKNHTTFGEQILLGMEGMETVASMARQHHLYYNGDKRGYNDQVVGENIFIGSRILGVADAWDAMTTDRPYRKALSLEKAVIELIKNKGTQFDPQVVNAFLRVLQREGVIPTEQTLLEILEKKQIYYAPTQAK